The following proteins are co-located in the Pirellulales bacterium genome:
- a CDS encoding rhodanese-like domain-containing protein → MSHLVALAAVIFLAPGGATRTQVEWSKDSFKTIQQNLDAKKAVLVDVRSPEEWKAGHVEGAVFLPVQSLFKHSFDAKKVAKTLPPKQGKGKKIIYTYCAVGMRSKQAAAILTPLGYEVRALKAGYEDLVEAGFSDAKPHRETAAGGN, encoded by the coding sequence GTGTCGCACCTCGTCGCTCTTGCCGCCGTCATTTTCCTGGCCCCGGGGGGCGCGACGCGCACTCAGGTCGAGTGGTCGAAGGATTCGTTCAAGACGATCCAGCAGAATCTCGACGCCAAGAAAGCCGTGCTCGTCGACGTCCGCAGCCCCGAGGAATGGAAAGCGGGGCACGTCGAGGGGGCGGTGTTCTTGCCCGTGCAATCGCTCTTCAAGCACAGTTTCGATGCCAAGAAAGTCGCCAAGACGCTGCCGCCCAAGCAAGGCAAAGGCAAAAAGATCATCTACACGTACTGCGCGGTGGGAATGCGCTCGAAGCAAGCCGCCGCGATCTTGACCCCGCTGGGGTACGAAGTCCGAGCGCTCAAAGCGGGGTACGAGGACCTCGTCGAAGCCGGATTCTCGGACGCCAAGCCGCACCGCGAGACGGCCGCGGGCGGGAACTGA
- a CDS encoding sigma-70 family RNA polymerase sigma factor, whose protein sequence is MHLNYKNPLVQELCDRHRRAGSREELLLRIDAAERLIASVDPDEAYRPRQVLEQLHSPEAPAESVPRQIPGSELVHDLRLLVEDLSDAADLHADSMGEQVFTVEELAKQFNVSTKTIARWRTLGLVSRRLVFDGRKRVGFLRSSVDRFVRNNAERVERGAKFSQLTDAERAELVDAARELAAAGTGPAEIVRRLADRFDRSVETVRTALRQHDADSPAEAIFPTPAGPLTEVQKTNLFNAFRRGASIDRLCHDYNRTKTTIYRVVNEMRAERIFELPLDFIPNPRFRRKGAETACLGPMPEAETTARRPKRPAGLPPYLASLYEMPLLTREQEQHLFRKYNYLKFKAARLRDELDREHPKAAIMDEIEALYEEIVATKNHIVRANLRLVVSIAKRHVTPDQNFFELVSDGNVSLLRAIEKFDYARGNKFSTYASWAIMKNFARTIPTEYRTRDRFRTSYDELFEATQEQRANPAVEESAQADREQKVRRILDRLDEREQAIIIGRFGLDHRREPLTLKEVGAELGVTKERIRQIEARALSKLRAAAEAEKITLEI, encoded by the coding sequence ATGCACTTGAACTACAAAAACCCTCTGGTCCAGGAGCTGTGCGACCGGCATCGCCGTGCCGGATCGCGCGAGGAGCTCCTGCTGCGCATCGACGCCGCCGAGCGGTTGATCGCCAGCGTCGATCCCGACGAAGCGTATCGTCCCCGGCAGGTGCTCGAGCAGTTGCACTCCCCCGAAGCGCCCGCGGAAAGCGTTCCTCGGCAAATCCCCGGCAGCGAACTGGTGCACGACCTGCGCCTGCTCGTCGAGGATCTCTCGGATGCGGCCGACCTGCACGCCGACTCGATGGGCGAGCAGGTGTTCACGGTCGAGGAGCTTGCGAAGCAGTTCAACGTTTCGACCAAGACGATCGCTCGCTGGCGGACCCTCGGGCTCGTCAGCCGGCGGCTGGTGTTCGACGGTCGCAAGCGGGTCGGCTTCCTGCGCTCGAGCGTCGATCGGTTCGTCCGCAACAATGCCGAGCGGGTTGAACGGGGCGCCAAGTTCAGCCAGCTCACCGACGCTGAACGGGCGGAACTGGTCGACGCGGCCCGCGAACTGGCCGCCGCCGGCACGGGTCCTGCGGAGATCGTCCGCCGCTTGGCCGATCGGTTCGACCGCAGCGTCGAGACGGTCCGCACGGCCCTGCGTCAGCACGACGCCGACTCGCCCGCCGAGGCGATCTTCCCCACTCCGGCCGGTCCGCTGACCGAGGTGCAAAAGACGAACCTGTTCAACGCCTTTCGTCGCGGCGCGTCGATCGATCGGCTGTGCCACGATTACAACCGTACGAAGACGACGATCTACCGCGTCGTCAACGAGATGCGGGCGGAGCGGATTTTTGAACTGCCGCTCGATTTCATCCCGAACCCGCGGTTCCGCCGCAAGGGCGCCGAGACCGCCTGCCTGGGGCCGATGCCCGAGGCCGAGACGACCGCCCGGCGTCCGAAGCGTCCGGCCGGGCTGCCGCCGTACTTGGCGAGCCTGTACGAGATGCCGCTGTTGACCCGCGAGCAGGAACAGCACCTGTTCCGCAAGTACAACTACCTGAAGTTCAAGGCCGCCCGGCTGCGGGACGAGCTCGATCGCGAGCATCCCAAGGCGGCGATCATGGACGAAATCGAGGCGTTGTATGAAGAGATCGTGGCGACCAAGAACCACATCGTCCGCGCCAACCTGCGGCTTGTGGTCTCGATCGCCAAGCGGCACGTCACTCCGGATCAGAACTTCTTCGAGCTGGTGAGCGACGGCAACGTGTCGTTGCTGCGTGCGATCGAAAAGTTCGACTACGCCCGCGGGAACAAGTTCAGCACGTACGCCTCGTGGGCGATCATGAAGAACTTCGCCCGCACGATTCCGACCGAGTATCGCACCCGCGACCGGTTCCGCACGAGCTACGACGAACTGTTCGAAGCGACGCAGGAGCAGCGGGCCAACCCGGCGGTCGAGGAATCGGCCCAGGCCGATCGCGAGCAGAAAGTCCGCCGAATTTTGGACCGGCTCGACGAACGCGAGCAGGCGATCATCATCGGCCGGTTCGGCCTCGATCATCGGCGCGAGCCGCTGACCCTGAAGGAAGTCGGCGCCGAGCTGGGGGTCACCAAGGAACGGATCCGTCAGATCGAGGCCCGCGCCCTGAGCAAACTGCGGGCCGCGGCCGAGGCGGAGAAGATCACGCTGGAGATCTGA